Part of the Spinacia oleracea cultivar Varoflay chromosome 5, BTI_SOV_V1, whole genome shotgun sequence genome, TATATTCAACCGCCTCCTCTCTACCCCTTCCACTTGCTCGATAAAATGTACAAAAATCAAGGTCTTCTTACCGTAAATTTGCCAATTTTCAACTCTTtctctttaattaatttatgattttttttgctaATTTCAATAAAACTACTCTTACATTATTTGAGGGTTATCATTTTACATGGGGTGAGATTATCTCTAGTTAAGTTTTTGGAGTTTATTAGTGCCGTAAAATTGGTTTCTTAATAAAAAACTATGCGAGAACATAATATTTGTCGAAGTTTCGAATACAAATCATCATCGCGTTTTCGACAAATAGTTAGACCATTTATCCAAAAACGTTGTATAGGAGCATATTCCAGTGATATGTGCAAGAGATACCCGCAATACAAAGTCCTCTAAACAGCCATAGGATTGACCGCATTTTGAATTACTCACACTCATTGAGCACCTAATAAACATGAATTAGGATTTCAATGTATGTGTGCAAGTGAAATATTTTACTATATGTTATTTGaaggaaaatttgccaaaaaggaccttttataactcaaattttgcgagaaaggaccttatataattttttttgtgagaacacaccttaaagtaattttttttgcgagaaaggacctaagggaagtttccggcattgatttagcttttccggccatttacttgcacgtgagcagcacgtgtggcttacgttggctaaagacattgattttcccgagtcttgaattttcaagcttgattttatttcgatttttttttcaactttaagttttaaagcttagaattttggaggaaaattgggtgtgattagcaaaataaagccacgcgtgcttctcacgtgcaaggcaatggccgaaaaagctcagtcaatgccggaaatttatttttggttgtctttcgcaaaaaaaaattacattaaggtgtgatttcacaaaaaaaaattatataaggtcctttctcgcaaaaaaatttacattaaggtatgttttcacaaaaaaaattatataaggtcctttctcgcaaaatttgggttataaaaggtcctttttaacaaatttgccttatttgaatttgaaatataGGTTCATATATGTAATTTGAGTATAAATGATATgtttttttgaatttaaattttTGAACTACATATATTCATTTAAAAACAGGATGCACGGTGAACATTGTGCACCGGAATATACAAACTACATTTCTCCAAAGATACCTTTATCTAGTTCTTAAACATAAGATTAATTGTTAATTCACTACGGAGTAGACCTGATCATCTATATCCCGACCCATTGTCCCGACCCGACACGAAAAGTGCGAGTTTAGGTAACATAAATTATGCATTTAAGACCAAAATCCGAGCCCAAATCAAAAAGCCCACTTCAACTCGCATCAAATTTATGAATTTGGACATGAATTTTTATCTTAAAATTCAACCCGATCCAAATTTTGATCACCTCTGCTATGGAGTATACATTTTGCTCGGACAAAGTTAGAACTACGAATATCATTTTCTCCGCGACTCCACCAGTCCACCTTTTAACAGCGTGCTAGTTGTCCTAAATCCCCCTTCTTCCCTCACTCACAACTCACAAGAAACGCAAAAACTCAAGCCCCAACTCAACAACAATGGAAGATCCCGCCATATACGGTGGCGCGTCACTTCCATCCCCCTCGACAACAGACGCAAAACAACGACGAGTGTCCTACTTCTACGAACCCACAATCGGCGATTACTACTACGGCCAAGGCCACCCCATGAAGCCCCACCGCATCCGTATGGCGCACAACCTCATAGTCCACTACTCTCTCCACCGTCGTATGGAAATCAGCCGTCCTTTCCCCGCCGAAGCAACCGACATTCGCGGCTTCCATTCTGACGACTATGTCGACTTCCTCTCCTCCGTTTCCCCTGAACTCTGCGGTTCTCTCACCTCCGCCTCCTCCGCTTCTTCCACCCTCGACCACTCTCACTCAAGACACTTGAAGAGGTTCAATGTCGGAGATGATTGTCCTGTATTTCCTGGGCTTTTCTCATTTTGTCAGGCTTCTGCTGGTGGGTCCATTGGGGCTGCTGTGAAGCTGAATCTACAGGATTCGGATATTGCGATTAATTGGGCTGGGGGTTTGCATCATGCTAAGAAATCCGAGGCTTCTGGGTTTTGTTATGTTAATGATATTGTTCTTGGGATTCTTGAGCTTCTTAAGTATCATAAGGTATCGATTCTGCCCTTTTCAactctctctttctttctttctttctttctttctttctttcttttgtcttctttaaattgtttttgaattaatttgcATTTTTAGGTGTTTCTTTGATCATATGATTGTATATTTCATTAATTCATTATGTATCCTGCTTTGGACCTAATTCCTTTTTTTGGGGTGGTTATGTTGAATTTTGTGACATATTTAGCTTTTGATTCTGGTTTTATTAGTATGGGGGTTTGACTTGATTTGTGTAGTGTCACAGAGCTGGCTCTAATGCTCTATTGGTGACTTCTTGGGGTTTAGGTTTGTGATTGTAGTGCTAATTGAGTATGTGAACTGTTTGAGACAGTGTCAGTGTGGACAGGAGAGTGAAAAGACTTGTTTCGTCTAATGCTCTTACGGCATGTTTGATAGGAAGTATTGATAGTGAATGTATAGGTAATTTAGTAGAAAGTTCAATGTGAAATTGTCAATATCCATGGTAAATGCTTGTCACCCCAAGTATCTCATTTCTTCTAATTTTTCATCATAACCATTACCACTTTAGGAGGTTGTTTTGAGAATTTGAGATTTGTGAAGAAGAGCACACTTTGGGAATGGAGTTAGCATTGTCATGGACATTGTCATTGGACTAAAAGTTACATATTAATTTCAATTACTTCTTTAAGTGATGTGGATTTCGTGTTAGGATGATATTTGCTTCTCTATATGAATGATATAGTTTTGGATATTAAGCTGCTGAAAAATCATAGGGTATGTGCTCTCtgccttgtttttttttgttttccttctgatTTTGATGATTCATATGTGTTTGCATTAGGTAATAGATTCTAGACAGAGGCCTGACCTTGGACCTACATGTTTTACTGGCGCTAATATAACAGAGCTTTCTGTTCAAGTTTGGGTATGAAGGAATGAGGAAGAAATCACCTAGATAAATAGTAGAGAGTAGAGAGTGCTATATTTGGGGAAAGTTGCTCTGATGCATTCCATTAATTAATGAATAGTATTTGATTTGGTGGTGCTAGTTGGGACTTAGACTTAGTTGATTGCGGCATTGTGCATCAAGATTGAGTTGGTAATTTATCTTTTCTGTTGAAAAATTGAAATACAAACCTCTTTCTGCTGTCAGTCTTATTCAAAGGTAGAGACCCTCGAGAAATTGCAGATTAAGTGTTTAGCTTACTATTTTAAGAGACAAAAtgggaaggaaaatggaaataaaTTATGGAAAATGAATTGTTGGAGCTTTTATGCTGATGTTATTGCAAAACACCTCTCTAATCTAATTGGtcaatataatttttataaaaaagttaACTTCCCACTCACTTGATTTTTGTCAGAGGGATTTTTTGTTAGCTGCACAAGATCACAACTGCTCTAGAGTTTAGTCTTTGCATTCGACGATGATGTCTTACTGAGTTACTTGCTCAGCTATTTAGCTAGCTCTCTTACCTTACAGATTTTGGTCGAGCTGTGCGGTATTTTTAATTGTTCTTTGCTGATTAATCACCCAGTCCTCCCTGCATttgtgatttcacaaaattcACATATGTCTTTTGATTGCCCTGTCCCTCTGGTTCTGATGGGCTTTACATTGGTTTCTTCAGAGTCACTATTAATTAAATCTTGACTCTTTGCTTGTGTATTCTCCCCTTCCCCTCATTGTGGATTACAACTTTCAAGGGTTGCTTTCTGCTCCATTTTTCTTGTCTGTTGACCGTACCCTTTCTTTATGCAGCGTGTACTATACATTGATATTGACGTGCATCATGGGGATGGTGTTGAAGAAGCCTTCTACACCACTGACAGAGTTATGACTGTTTCTTTTCACAAGTTTGGGGACTTCTTTCCTGGAACTGGACACATTAAAGACATTGGAGCTAATTCTGGGAAGCATTACTCTCTAAACGTTCCATTGAATGATGGAATAGACGACGACAGCTTCAGAGGTCTCTTCAGGCCAATTATTCAAAAAGTAATGGATGTTTACCAGCCAGATGCAGTTGTCCTACAATGTGGAGCGGATTCACTTTCTGGTGACAGGCTTGGCTGTTTCAACTTGTCTGTGAAAGGTCATGCTGATTGCTTGCGATTTCTAAGATCGTTTAATGTCCCATTAATGGTGCTGGGTGGAGGAGGGTACACTATTCGAAATGTAGCTCGTTGTTGGTGCTATGAggtttctctctttctctctttctctctctatatatatgtCTGTCTCTGTGTATGTGTGTGTTTCTGGTTTGTACTTGTGGAAACTTCTAGTTATCTACTGTTAATACGAGTTTCTTTGTTCATTTGCAGACGGCAGTTGCAGTTGGTGTAGAACCTGATAACAAATTGCCTTACAATGAGTATTATGAGTATTTTGGCCCAGATTACGTTCTTCATGTTGAGCCTAGTAACATGGAAAACCTGAATTCACCTAAAGATATGGAGAAAATTCGGTAATTTCATTTCACTTGATGGATTCTAGTTAcaaatttctttttttattttatgtaacGGACATTTTGAGTCTATTTTTTCCAAGAAATCAATCTGTTCATGCTATTAGCCGGTACAGAGCTTTCAGTTTGTAATTGATATGCTTATCTTGCTAGATTCTATCAGAGGTCTGTGCTGGGTTTTCATGTCACTCCTTCTGGTTAATCAGTTTATATCTCCTTTCTTGTTGAGGATGATTCCTAAAGAGTCATCCACTCTGTTGTAATGAGCTGTGCATAGTGACTTTTggtatttttcctttttttattttatttcttccaCCTTGTACAAGAGGGCTTACATCTTATTTGAGTACTTTGTCTGGAAAAGAATTATTGCAGTTTGAAGGTGATGTCAATCTCCTTATATGCTTAGGTTTTGGTGCTAGTTAGGTGAATGCTATCTCTTCTTATTTTGAATACGTGAGAGAAGTTTGATCTCAAAGATTTAAGTTTGGCTTTATGTATGTGGCATAACGGTAAACAAGTAGTACTAAGCTGCACTATATGTGCCCAGATGAGTAGTACAGGTGTGGGTAATCGGAGTTTGTGTCTTTTTTGTTTCTTACTGGTCTATTTCTAGTTTGGGTATAGTTTAGTGGTAAGTGAACTTAACAGAGCTGGATGCTTCAAAAGATCTACTAcctctgtttttttttgttttttttatgacgTACCCACTTTCCATTTCGAGGTGTTTTTATTCAATGCACCCACTTGAACCttattctttttttggaaaacacaTTTTACAGTCTTATCCCCTTacccccacaatatttacacCTTTCCATCCACTCTCTTACTTTCTCCATCTTTCGTACACCCACTCACTTCTCCTAAAAACAAGAGTTTACATTAGACGGGTACATCAAAAGAaaacggggggggggggggggggggggggtgtatTACCTAGGTAAAGAGATCATGTGGTGAAAtctatttagtttttttttttgtcgatTATTACATAAATGTTGGAGGTGTGGTGTGGTGGTGTGAACTCTGGGTTATGTCAATC contains:
- the LOC110792549 gene encoding histone deacetylase 6, producing MEDPAIYGGASLPSPSTTDAKQRRVSYFYEPTIGDYYYGQGHPMKPHRIRMAHNLIVHYSLHRRMEISRPFPAEATDIRGFHSDDYVDFLSSVSPELCGSLTSASSASSTLDHSHSRHLKRFNVGDDCPVFPGLFSFCQASAGGSIGAAVKLNLQDSDIAINWAGGLHHAKKSEASGFCYVNDIVLGILELLKYHKRVLYIDIDVHHGDGVEEAFYTTDRVMTVSFHKFGDFFPGTGHIKDIGANSGKHYSLNVPLNDGIDDDSFRGLFRPIIQKVMDVYQPDAVVLQCGADSLSGDRLGCFNLSVKGHADCLRFLRSFNVPLMVLGGGGYTIRNVARCWCYETAVAVGVEPDNKLPYNEYYEYFGPDYVLHVEPSNMENLNSPKDMEKIRNILLEQLSRIPHAPSVPFQTTPSVTKPPEEEEEDDKDERPKPRIWNGEDDFDTDPEDLMTPSKSEDDM